A portion of the Desulfobacterales bacterium genome contains these proteins:
- a CDS encoding amidohydrolase family protein produces the protein MEFDLIIKNGRIYDGSGDKSYFSDIAIKNGKIFDISNLDKHNAKIVINAKHQVVCPGFIDVHSHADLSVHLKNHHQILEPLLRQGITTFVGGNCGMGLAPFSNEFRKDAFTYIEAIIGKNQAPSITWNNTADFFVTLEKRGLAMNCGMLIPHGLLRIAAKGMQNTIADKKEISIMKKYLEEGLEAGALGMSTGLMYFPGLGADENELIELAKVLSNKDRVFTCHIRSYSNTLDNAIEELMDISRQSGVRVQLSHLFWLPHVNKIVDGITNSVARFLASIYKHVKIPIPLDIEIKKRLSYIGDEIKKGMPMGFDVMPTGTGFTHALAFFPPWSLTGDRQKIINRLKDKKTRKRIYKSIQKGQSIWPHRDKDTWSMNFFKVMGFKSIFLMSAASNKNKKYEGMNFFEIGKKTGKNAFDAVCDMLIEEDGQLLVFETPTYPGDEFVERSIYSSIKDANSSIVTDSILFGFGKSSHLFYDCYPRIFSKYVREEKILTMEEAVRKSTYLPAFQLGIKDRGLLKKGFWADIVIFNPDTIQSLSTPQTPDVFPEGIDYVLVNGNQVVTPNGYFPEPRSGMLIRR, from the coding sequence ATGGAATTCGATTTAATTATAAAAAATGGAAGAATCTACGACGGAAGCGGCGATAAGTCTTATTTTTCAGACATAGCAATAAAAAATGGCAAAATATTTGATATAAGCAATTTAGACAAGCATAATGCAAAAATAGTTATAAATGCGAAACACCAAGTTGTATGCCCTGGTTTTATAGATGTTCACAGCCATGCGGATTTATCAGTTCACCTTAAGAATCATCATCAAATATTAGAGCCGTTATTAAGACAAGGTATAACTACTTTTGTTGGAGGCAACTGCGGAATGGGGTTAGCTCCATTTTCAAATGAATTTAGAAAGGATGCATTTACTTATATTGAAGCAATTATAGGAAAAAATCAGGCGCCATCTATAACTTGGAATAATACAGCCGATTTTTTTGTTACATTAGAAAAAAGAGGCTTAGCTATGAACTGCGGAATGCTTATCCCCCATGGATTATTAAGGATAGCGGCAAAAGGTATGCAAAACACAATAGCCGATAAAAAAGAAATAAGTATAATGAAAAAATATCTGGAGGAAGGATTAGAAGCAGGTGCTTTAGGCATGAGTACCGGTCTAATGTATTTTCCTGGTCTTGGGGCGGACGAAAATGAGCTTATCGAGCTCGCCAAGGTTTTATCGAATAAAGACAGAGTATTTACTTGTCACATAAGAAGTTATTCAAATACTCTTGACAACGCTATAGAAGAACTTATGGATATAAGCAGGCAAAGTGGAGTAAGAGTTCAGTTATCACATCTTTTTTGGCTCCCTCATGTAAATAAAATAGTAGATGGAATTACAAATTCGGTAGCTCGTTTTCTTGCATCAATATACAAGCATGTAAAAATTCCTATCCCCCTTGATATAGAAATAAAAAAAAGGCTTTCATACATTGGAGATGAGATAAAAAAAGGAATGCCTATGGGTTTTGATGTAATGCCTACAGGAACTGGATTTACTCATGCTCTTGCATTTTTTCCTCCTTGGTCACTTACAGGGGATCGTCAGAAAATAATAAACAGGCTAAAGGATAAAAAAACAAGAAAAAGAATTTATAAATCCATACAAAAAGGTCAATCTATCTGGCCTCACAGAGACAAGGACACTTGGTCAATGAATTTTTTTAAAGTTATGGGTTTTAAATCTATATTTCTCATGAGTGCTGCTAGCAATAAAAATAAAAAATATGAAGGCATGAATTTTTTTGAAATCGGTAAAAAAACCGGGAAAAATGCCTTTGATGCAGTTTGTGATATGCTCATAGAAGAAGACGGTCAATTACTCGTCTTTGAAACGCCTACTTATCCGGGTGATGAATTTGTTGAACGTTCAATATATTCATCAATTAAAGATGCTAATTCTTCTATAGTAACTGACTCTATTTTATTTGGATTTGGAAAATCCAGCCATCTTTTTTATGATTGTTATCCAAGAATTTTTTCAAAATACGTGAGGGAAGAAAAAATTCTTACAATGGAAGAAGCTGTTAGAAAATCAACTTATCTTCCGGCATTTCAATTAGGTATAAAAGATAGAGGACTTCTTAAAAAAGGTTTTTGGGCGGATATAGTTATTTTTAATCCTGATACAATACAGAGCTTAAGCACGCCTCAAACACCAGATGTCTTTCCAGAAGGAATAGATTATGTACTTGTAAATGGAAATCAAGTTGTTACTCCAAACGGTTATTTCCCAGAACCAAGATCGGGTATGCTTATTAGACGTTAA
- a CDS encoding DUF2279 domain-containing protein, with protein MGVGFTQWHWGKSRFEFKDEGFFAEDTKFGGADKCGHFYSSYLISELFTKSIMKKGWELKRASKYAAWSSFALTTLIEIGDGTSPRHGFSYEDEIVNTLGVLTSYMIINHPSIDKKIDIRIEYIPTQNPFGVNGRLFDDYEGMKYVVALKLNGFEKLDNTFLGLFELQCGYKTRGYVKKNELKERIYSVGIGFNVNELLKMLTNNHLSPYIKGFFEYYQPPNTYIEYKNNLYQHNNFE; from the coding sequence ATGGGGGTAGGTTTTACCCAATGGCATTGGGGAAAATCAAGATTTGAATTTAAAGATGAAGGTTTCTTTGCCGAAGACACGAAGTTTGGAGGAGCAGATAAATGCGGGCATTTTTATTCGTCTTATCTTATTTCTGAATTGTTTACAAAAAGTATTATGAAAAAAGGCTGGGAGTTAAAAAGGGCTTCAAAATATGCAGCTTGGTCTTCCTTTGCATTAACGACATTAATTGAGATTGGCGATGGAACATCTCCGAGGCATGGTTTTTCATATGAAGATGAGATCGTCAATACTTTAGGTGTATTAACATCCTATATGATAATTAATCATCCATCGATAGATAAAAAAATAGATATAAGAATCGAATATATTCCAACCCAGAATCCTTTTGGGGTTAACGGAAGACTATTCGATGATTATGAAGGAATGAAATATGTTGTAGCCCTTAAATTAAATGGTTTTGAAAAATTAGATAATACTTTTTTAGGACTTTTTGAGCTTCAATGTGGTTATAAAACAAGGGGGTATGTTAAAAAAAATGAATTAAAAGAAAGAATATATTCGGTAGGCATTGGTTTTAATGTTAATGAATTACTAAAAATGCTTACCAATAACCATCTATCTCCTTATATAAAAGGATTTTTTGAATATTATCAGCCCCCTAATACTTATATTGAATATAAAAATAACTTATATCAACATAACAATTTTGAGTGA
- the pabB gene encoding aminodeoxychorismate synthase component I, which yields MNKIQSKILELTGKITEIQSNFIDISEDFMTFSGRFASLNGTVLLMSGTNLDCSNYNILGIMPWISFKYYRNKAVIDIFGETIEFEDDPLNILDFILHSFKLDYKSLPIEAGLMGYISYDVKDFIEKLPKTSIDDLGLPDICLFAPSIIIVNEKLTGKNKIHIVKRSKEKINENIISAFNKITSEEYIQCHEFKGGSNELKSSLSKEEYIDSIKIIKEYIRQGHVYQVNMSQRFITDFSGSAFGLFKQLYNLNPAPFFAYINALDHHIVSTSPERFILRDGKNIETRPIKGTNPRGKTPDEDDRLKIELSASKKDDAELSMIVDLLRNDIGKFSKAGSVQVNEHKRVEAYQNVFHLISIISGILDDGKDSIDLIKAVFPGGSITGCPKIRSMEIIDELEPVRRHIYTGSIGYISFHDTLDLSIAIRTATIYKEKIIFSVGGGIVYDSDPESEFDETMHKGQTLINAISNNIESNKKLNYLWMNGKLMPEENAFISVLDYGFVYGYGFFETIRVDNGSIRYLNEHINRFKFAWKNFFDEPFPNITWKDIIEQILMKSDLQNATVAVKIIAAKGSQKSSMLNYNLIVTAKPYIHRLKNKKDRCVNLVIYPSPRFSRLAAHKTLNYLYYFLAGQWARDKGADEALIMNPCGTISETNTANILLIKNKTVILPISKYVLPGIMQEAVCALLKEWDFEIQKKKIKIKDLFSFEQILITNSLIGAVQVLKINGKKIFEPFDLWKRINTALSITL from the coding sequence ATGAATAAAATTCAATCTAAAATACTTGAGTTAACAGGTAAAATAACTGAAATACAGAGTAATTTCATTGATATTTCGGAAGATTTTATGACATTTTCAGGCAGGTTTGCTTCATTAAATGGTACAGTTCTTCTTATGAGCGGAACTAACCTTGACTGTTCGAATTACAATATACTTGGTATAATGCCGTGGATTTCTTTTAAATATTACAGGAACAAAGCTGTTATTGATATTTTTGGCGAAACAATTGAATTTGAAGATGATCCATTAAATATTCTGGATTTTATTTTACATAGCTTTAAATTGGATTATAAGTCTTTGCCTATAGAAGCCGGGCTTATGGGCTATATTTCTTATGATGTAAAAGATTTTATTGAAAAACTGCCAAAAACATCCATTGATGACTTAGGACTACCTGATATCTGTTTATTTGCACCTTCAATAATAATTGTTAATGAGAAATTAACCGGAAAAAATAAGATTCACATAGTTAAACGAAGCAAAGAGAAAATAAATGAAAATATTATTAGCGCATTTAATAAAATTACATCCGAAGAATATATACAATGTCATGAATTTAAAGGTGGAAGCAATGAATTAAAATCTTCTCTTTCAAAGGAAGAATATATTGATTCAATAAAAATTATAAAAGAATATATTAGACAGGGACACGTCTATCAAGTTAATATGTCCCAAAGATTTATAACCGATTTTAGCGGCAGTGCTTTTGGACTTTTTAAGCAGTTATATAACCTTAATCCAGCTCCTTTTTTTGCTTACATTAATGCTTTAGATCATCATATTGTATCAACATCTCCTGAAAGATTTATTTTAAGAGACGGAAAAAATATTGAAACAAGACCTATAAAAGGAACAAATCCAAGGGGAAAAACTCCTGATGAAGACGATCGGCTAAAAATTGAGCTTTCCGCCAGCAAAAAAGATGATGCAGAACTTTCAATGATCGTTGATCTTTTAAGAAATGATATTGGCAAATTTTCTAAAGCTGGAAGTGTTCAAGTCAATGAGCATAAAAGGGTTGAGGCTTATCAAAATGTATTTCATCTTATTTCAATAATTTCTGGAATTTTAGACGATGGAAAAGATTCAATAGATTTAATTAAGGCTGTATTTCCTGGGGGCTCTATCACAGGATGTCCAAAAATAAGGTCAATGGAAATTATAGATGAGCTTGAACCTGTAAGAAGACATATATACACAGGCTCAATAGGATATATAAGTTTTCATGATACGTTAGACCTTTCAATAGCAATACGGACAGCTACCATTTATAAAGAAAAAATAATTTTTTCTGTCGGAGGAGGTATTGTTTATGATTCTGACCCTGAAAGCGAATTTGACGAAACAATGCACAAGGGACAAACCTTAATAAATGCAATTTCAAATAATATCGAATCGAATAAAAAATTGAATTATTTATGGATGAACGGCAAGCTTATGCCAGAAGAAAATGCTTTTATTTCTGTGTTAGATTATGGATTCGTATATGGGTATGGATTTTTTGAAACAATAAGAGTTGATAATGGCTCTATTAGATACCTTAATGAACATATAAATCGTTTTAAGTTTGCATGGAAAAATTTTTTTGATGAGCCTTTTCCTAATATTACTTGGAAAGATATTATAGAACAAATACTAATGAAAAGTGATTTACAAAATGCAACTGTTGCTGTAAAAATTATTGCGGCAAAAGGCAGTCAGAAATCTTCCATGTTGAATTATAATTTAATTGTTACGGCAAAACCATATATTCACCGACTTAAAAATAAAAAGGATAGGTGCGTTAACCTTGTTATTTACCCCTCACCCAGATTTAGCCGACTTGCTGCCCATAAAACCTTAAACTATCTTTATTATTTTTTAGCGGGTCAATGGGCGAGGGATAAAGGCGCTGATGAAGCATTAATAATGAATCCATGCGGCACTATATCTGAAACAAACACAGCTAATATTTTATTAATTAAAAATAAAACAGTTATTCTTCCAATATCTAAATACGTTCTTCCTGGAATAATGCAGGAAGCTGTTTGCGCTCTTTTAAAAGAGTGGGACTTTGAAATTCAAAAAAAGAAAATAAAA